From uncultured Desulfobacter sp.:
TCCTGCAAAACCAGTTTGCCGGTTTCTTTATAACCCAGGTCCCCAAAAGGCTATCCTGTGAAACCATTAGACAGGAGCTAACCTTAAGAGAGAAAGACCAGGGACTGACCATCCATGTCAGATGCCTTGAGGAGGACCCCCAGTCACCTGTGACGGAAAAGGAAATCTTTCTGATCACCACCTCCGGCCCCGATCAGAAAGGCCTTGTGGCACAACTATCTTCCATTATCTCAAGTTTTGGTGCCAATATCGTCAACCTGAAAGCCGTGTTCATGGGTGGCTCCAACCCCAATGAAAATGTCATGTCCTACCAGGTTTTGATAACAAAAGAGATTGATGCCCCTGCCATGTTTGCCGCCCTTAGAAAAAAAGCAAAGGAACTGAACCTGGACATCCATATCCAGCACAAAAATATTTTTGACGTGACCAACAAAATATAAGGAAATTTTCAAGGTGTTTGAAGATCAGGAAATTATCTCCACCATAGAGATGGTAAAAAATGAAAAGCTGGACGTGCGGGCAGTTACCTTAGGTATAAACCTGTTTGACTGTATTTCCCATGACCTGAATGTATTCAAAAAAAACATACGCAAAAAAATCATCGACCATGCAGCCACACTGGTGGAAACCTGTGACCAGGTGGGGGACAAGTACGGCATAAAGGTGGTCAACAAACGTATTTCCATCTCTCCCATTGCCCTGGTGGGCGCATCTTTTTCATCTGAGCAGATGGTCGAGATTGCCCATGAACTCAATGACATTGCCAAAACCGTTAATATTGATTTCATCGGCGGTTTTTCAGCCCTGGTGGAAAGAGGCATTGCCAAAGGGGACCAGGCGTTGATTGACGCGATCCCGAAAGCGCTGGCCACCACCCAGCGGATCTGCGCATCGGTAAATGTGGCCACCACCAAGGCCGGCATTAATATGGATGCCGTGCTTGCCATGTCCAGGGCCATTAAAAAGGCAGCTGCGCTTACGGCTGATGAAGACGGCCTGGCCTGTGCCAAGCTGTGTGTTTTTTCAAATATTCCCGAGGACATGCCGTTTATGGCAGGCGCCTATCTTGGAGTGGGCCAGGCAGATGCCGTGATCAATGTCGGGGTGTCCGGGCCCGGCGTGGTCAAACGCGCCATTGAAAGAAACCTGTCCCAGCAGCGCTTGCCCCTTGGCCGCATTGCAGAAATTATAAAACGTACTGCCTGCAAGGTCACCCGGGTGGGAGAACTAATCGGCAGGGAAGTGGCAGATATCCTTAATATCCGGTTTGGCGTGGTGGATCTTTCCCTTGCCCCGACCCCCACGGTGGGTGACAGTGTGGGCGAAATCTTCCAGGCACTGGGCCTTTCCCATATTGGTGTGCCTGGTTCCACCGCAGCGCTTGCCATGCTCAATGATGCAGTGAAAAAAGGCGGGGCTTTTGCCTCGTCCCATGTGGGTGGCCTGTCCGGTGCCTTTATTCCTGTCAGTGAAGATCTTAATATTGCCGAGGCTGCCCAAAAAGGATTTCTCTCCGTGGAAAAACTGGAAGCCATGACCTGTGTATGTTCCGTGGGGCTTGATATGGTGGCGGTGCCCGGAGATATTACAGAGCAGGTGTTAGCCGGCATCATTGCCGATGAAATGGCAATCGGCATGATCAATGCAAAAACTACGGCCACGCGCATTATCCCGGTACCCGGTAAAAAAGCAGGGGACAGCGTCATGTTCGGCGGACTTTTGGGCAAAGCCAGCATCATGGATGTGCCCCACCTTGACCTTAAAGATACTTTTGTGGAATACGGTGGTCATATACCGGCCCCCATTCACAGCCTGAAGAATTAGTGTTTGGATCAAAAGTCACCTATCTGCGGCGTTGCAGAAAAATTTGCCAAATTATAAGATCAGGCCTCACAACCATAAGGTTGCTCCGATTACATTTTTTTTGCGCCTTGCATCTGGGCAACTTTTGATCCAAACACGGTCGTTCGGTAAATAGGATATTCTTATATGAGCACCACCCAAGCCCTGGGCCGCTTATCCCAAGGACAGATGATCAATTATAAAACGGTCCTGGTCCTAAGCCTGGTTCATTTTACAGGAGATTTTTACTCTTCCTTTTTCACCCCTTTGCTACCGGCATTCCAGGCCAAACTGAGTCTCACACTGACCCAGGTGGGCCTGATTACCGGCACCGTGCGCTTCTTATCCTTCGTAGTGCAACCGGTGGTGGGGTATATGGCTGACAGGTACGAAACCCGCTGGTTTGTGCTCACCGGACTGTTTCTGGTCTTTTTCGTCATTCCGTTTTCCGGTATTGCATCCAATTACTCGATATTGCTTACCATCCTGTGTCTGGGTTCTTTTGGTTCCTCCATGTTTCATCCATCCACGTCGGGCATGGTAAATTTGTACGCCGGAAACCGGGCGGGTTTTGCACAGTCTATTTTCAATACCGGCGGAACACTGGCTTTTGCTTTGGGGCCTGTGTTCATAACCTGGTATGTGAGCCGGTTTGGTTTATCTGCCATGCCCTGGACCATGCTTTTGGGTTTTGTCTCCTTTATATTCTGTCTGAAATATATGCCCAGACCCGTATCCGAGAATATGGCGGGATTAGGATTTATAAACAGTTTGAAGCACACCTTTGGAAAGGTGTATAAAGCGGTGTTTTTAATCTGGCTGGTCATGGTGCTGCGGGCGGTTGTGGGCCAGACTTTTTTAACATTCATGCCCATTTACCTGACCCATCACGGCCATCCCCTGCCCTCTGTGGGCGTAATCATCGCACTTTTCATCATTGCCGGAACCTTGTCCGGACTGACCGCGGGCTATTGTGCAGACCGCTTCGGGTTTACACCTGTTTTTTTTCTATCATACCTTCTCATGCCGCCAACCCTTCTGATGTTTTTATACATGCCGGGGTTAGGAACATACGCCGGCGCCTTTCTTTCCGGCTTTTTTGTACTTGCCCCCATGCCTTTAGGCGTGGTCATGGCCCAGAAGCTTGCGCCCGGCTCAAGGGCCATGGCAGCCAGCCTTATGATGGGGCTGGCCTATGGGCTTGGCGGGGTAATTTCCCCGGGAATCGGGTGGCTGGCAGATGTTTTCGGACTGACTATCGTTCTTAAATGTACCGCATTTATTCCGCTGGTCTGCCTTGTACCCATTATCCTGTTCCCCAAAATAAAGTAGGCGCGCAGTCTATGCCGGATATCGTCTTAATTGCCCCGCCAATCCGGGAATTTTATCTGACAAAAAAGCGTACCATTCCCTATGGACTTGCCTGTATTGTCAAAGAGTTAGAACAGGCCGGATTTTCGTCTACCATCATTGATGCACTTGCCAGGGATAAATCAAAAATCATTGAATACCCGGAAGAGTTCTGCCATCTGGTTCCCCATTACGGAAGAAGCGATATTACGTTTTTTTCTTTGTTCCACCATTACAGACATTTTGGCTGTAGCTTTGAGCATATTGGAAATTTGACCAGACAGGAAAAACCATTTTTAGTGGGCATATCCGCCTTGTTCACCCCTTATTGGGAGCAGGCCCTGGACACGGCAAAGGCAGTGAAACGATTCTGGCCCAACGCCTTTATTGTCCTTGGGGGCCACCATGTCACCCAGTTTCCGAGAAACTGCCTTGAATGCAAAGAAATTGATTTTGTGATCCAGGGAGAGGGTGAAATACCCATGGTACAGCTTGCACGTCTTCTAAAGGACCAAACGCCCGGCACTTTACCTGAAGCCGCTGATTTAAGACAAATCAGCGGCATCGGTTTCAGGCATGGCAATGATATTGTTCTCAATCCGCCCTTCTGGGCCGATTCTCCCCATGGGCTTGACCAGAATGCTTTGGATAAAATTAACTGGCACTTTTACCAACGTAATAAAAAAGCCGCTATCACGATTGTGGCCTCCAGGGGGTGTCCTTTTTCCTGTTCCTATTGCGCGGTGTCTGCAGCCGGTAATTATGCGGATTTTCGAATGCGACCGGTTAAAGATGTGCTTGATGAAATTAAATTGCAGGCAAGGTCCAAACAGATTGGATTCATTGACTTTGAGGATGAAAACTTAACCCTTAAAAAATCATGGGTAATGGAACTTCTGGACGGCATCCAACAAATATTCAAGGGACAGGAGGTTGAACTGCGCGCCATGAACGGACTTTTCCCCCCATCCCTTGATACAGAAATCCTGACAGCCATGAAAACGGCCGGGTTCAAAACCCTGAACCTGTCCGTAGGCTCTTTTTGTGCAACCCAGTTAAAGCGTTTTAAACGCCCTGATGTCAGAGACGCCCATGACAGGGTACTGGACATGGCCAAGGATATGGAATTGGATTGTGTCTCTTATCTTCTTGGGGCCGCGCCCGGTCAGACGGCCGATACCACCTTAAATGATCTTTTGGCACTTGCGGCCAGAAGAACCATTGCAGGCCTCTCCATTTATTATCCGGCCCCGGGCAGTTCAGATTATGCCCTGTGTGAAAAACAGCAATTGCTGCCTCATGATTTTTCATTAATGCGGTCCACTGTTTTTCCAGTGGCAGATACAACTTCCAGGCTTGAAGCCGTAACGCTTTTACGCCTGGCAAGAATCTTAAATTTTCTTAAATCCTGTGTGGATCAACATGGTGTTTTGCCTAAAG
This genomic window contains:
- a CDS encoding ACT domain-containing protein → MNKMIISVLAKDRPGIIASVTSDLYDLGCNLENVNQMILQNQFAGFFITQVPKRLSCETIRQELTLREKDQGLTIHVRCLEEDPQSPVTEKEIFLITTSGPDQKGLVAQLSSIISSFGANIVNLKAVFMGGSNPNENVMSYQVLITKEIDAPAMFAALRKKAKELNLDIHIQHKNIFDVTNKI
- a CDS encoding PFL family protein, with the translated sequence MFEDQEIISTIEMVKNEKLDVRAVTLGINLFDCISHDLNVFKKNIRKKIIDHAATLVETCDQVGDKYGIKVVNKRISISPIALVGASFSSEQMVEIAHELNDIAKTVNIDFIGGFSALVERGIAKGDQALIDAIPKALATTQRICASVNVATTKAGINMDAVLAMSRAIKKAAALTADEDGLACAKLCVFSNIPEDMPFMAGAYLGVGQADAVINVGVSGPGVVKRAIERNLSQQRLPLGRIAEIIKRTACKVTRVGELIGREVADILNIRFGVVDLSLAPTPTVGDSVGEIFQALGLSHIGVPGSTAALAMLNDAVKKGGAFASSHVGGLSGAFIPVSEDLNIAEAAQKGFLSVEKLEAMTCVCSVGLDMVAVPGDITEQVLAGIIADEMAIGMINAKTTATRIIPVPGKKAGDSVMFGGLLGKASIMDVPHLDLKDTFVEYGGHIPAPIHSLKN
- a CDS encoding MFS transporter yields the protein MSTTQALGRLSQGQMINYKTVLVLSLVHFTGDFYSSFFTPLLPAFQAKLSLTLTQVGLITGTVRFLSFVVQPVVGYMADRYETRWFVLTGLFLVFFVIPFSGIASNYSILLTILCLGSFGSSMFHPSTSGMVNLYAGNRAGFAQSIFNTGGTLAFALGPVFITWYVSRFGLSAMPWTMLLGFVSFIFCLKYMPRPVSENMAGLGFINSLKHTFGKVYKAVFLIWLVMVLRAVVGQTFLTFMPIYLTHHGHPLPSVGVIIALFIIAGTLSGLTAGYCADRFGFTPVFFLSYLLMPPTLLMFLYMPGLGTYAGAFLSGFFVLAPMPLGVVMAQKLAPGSRAMAASLMMGLAYGLGGVISPGIGWLADVFGLTIVLKCTAFIPLVCLVPIILFPKIK
- a CDS encoding radical SAM protein, with protein sequence MPDIVLIAPPIREFYLTKKRTIPYGLACIVKELEQAGFSSTIIDALARDKSKIIEYPEEFCHLVPHYGRSDITFFSLFHHYRHFGCSFEHIGNLTRQEKPFLVGISALFTPYWEQALDTAKAVKRFWPNAFIVLGGHHVTQFPRNCLECKEIDFVIQGEGEIPMVQLARLLKDQTPGTLPEAADLRQISGIGFRHGNDIVLNPPFWADSPHGLDQNALDKINWHFYQRNKKAAITIVASRGCPFSCSYCAVSAAGNYADFRMRPVKDVLDEIKLQARSKQIGFIDFEDENLTLKKSWVMELLDGIQQIFKGQEVELRAMNGLFPPSLDTEILTAMKTAGFKTLNLSVGSFCATQLKRFKRPDVRDAHDRVLDMAKDMELDCVSYLLGAAPGQTADTTLNDLLALAARRTIAGLSIYYPAPGSSDYALCEKQQLLPHDFSLMRSTVFPVADTTSRLEAVTLLRLARILNFLKSCVDQHGVLPKAFSSSEISDIENSCHGKMDRHKASLLLIRLFLTDAIPRGMDHEGRIYHHPHSADLCKKFINFFQWPEIVL